A stretch of the Glycine soja cultivar W05 chromosome 13, ASM419377v2, whole genome shotgun sequence genome encodes the following:
- the LOC114380733 gene encoding membrane-anchored ubiquitin-fold protein 2-like yields MAGSQDQLEIKFRLSDGTDIGPKSYSAATSIVTLKESVLAQWPKDKEYGPRTVKDLKLISAGKVLENNKTVGDCQSPLCDLPGGVTTMHVVVQPPSVEEDMKVASEAKQSKCVCVIL; encoded by the exons ATGGCCGGGAGCCAAGATCAGTTAGAGATCAAGTTTCGGTTGAGTGATGGTACGGATATTGGCCCCAAAAGTTATTCTGCTGCTACTAGTATTGTAACACTAAAAGAAAGTGTTCTTGCTCAATGGCCAAAAG ATAAGGAGTATGGACCAAGAACTGTAAAAGATTTGAAGTTAATTAGTGCTGGAAAAGTATTGGAGAACAACAAAACAGTGGGAGACTGTCAGAGTCCATTGTGTGATCTACCTGGTGGAGTTACAACAATGCATGTGGTTGTGCAACCACCTTCTGTGGAGGAAG ATATGAAAGTAGCAAGCGAAGCAAAGCAGAGCAAATGTGTTTGTGTGATATTATAG
- the LOC114381627 gene encoding B3 domain-containing protein LOC_Os12g40080-like, which yields MTSSHNKHPLPTAVHFFKIILRTSLAHGILKLPKDFTTKYGDSMSNLVFLNPPDGIEWKICWTKLDGKIWFEKGWKEYATYYSLDHGHLLLFQYQGTSHFDVHIFDNSAVEVDYPSSPGTRDGKERHVEISDDSVEILDAQFSCQKTRVKSTVPSPQPSKEMKFGPTTNVERSPRVNLHQHVQTGKEEGKGIFNTECPKVEQLTSTTLKKATTFRLVMKPSFINGEYLKFASENNLNVGDVCVFELIQSFAFKVQRDQVSPFHKPIQLEWERFQNEVKEDILKRNLGTKNTEKG from the exons ATGACTTCCTCACACAACAAGCATCCCTTGCCCACTGCCGTTCACTTCTTTAAGATAATCCTCAGAACAAGTCTTGCACATGGAATACTT AAGCTCCCAAAAGATTTTACTACAAAATATGGAGATAGCATGTCAAACCTGGTGTTTCTCAACCCTCCAGATGGCATTGAATGGAAAATATGTTGGACCAAGCTTGATGGCAAGATTTGGTTTGAAAAGGGTTGGAAGGAGTATGCCACATACTATTCCCTGGATCATGGCCACTTGCTGTTGTTTCAATATCAGGGAACTTCTCATTTTGACGTGCACATATTCGACAACAGCGCCGTTGAAGTAGACTATCCTTCTTCCCCTGGTACTCGTGATGGAAAGGAAAGACATGTGGAGATTAGTGATGATTCTGTTGAAATTTTGGATGCTCAATTTTCATGCCAGAAGACTAGAGTGAAATCCACAGTGCCATCTCCTCAACCTTCTAAGGAAATGAAATTCGGCCCAACTACAAATGTTGAAAGAAGCCCCAGGGTAAACTTGCATCAGCATGTCCAAACTGGAA aagaagaggGTAAAGGAATTTTTAACACTGAATGCCCAAAAGTGGAGCAGTTAACTTCTACCACTCTAAAGAAAGCCACAACTTTCAGGCTTGTCATGAAGCCATCCTTCATTAATGGAGAGTACCTG AAATTTGCGtcagaaaataatttgaatGTGGGGGATGTTTGTGTTTTTGAGCTGATCCAGAGCTTTGCTTTCAAGGTTCAGAGGGACCAAGTTTCCCCATTTCACAAG CCTATACAACTCGAATGGGAacgattccaaaacgaggtgaaagagGACATTCTGAAACGCAATTTAGGCACAAAAAATACCGAAAAAGGTTAA